One segment of Chromatiales bacterium 21-64-14 DNA contains the following:
- a CDS encoding hydrolase, protein MWVDAHPLCDAAHSTLAVVDTQARLAAAMAEHDRARVVSTIGRLIEAAGRLGIPVQVTEQYPQGLGATVPELLTRLPAATRRHPKTGFSCCTAQGFMDDLEHTARKQVVLTGMEAHVCVLQTALDLHVRGHQVFVVEDAVCSRRADHCANGLRRLRDAGLVITNSESVLFEWIRDSRHPDFKAISALVKPGAGGT, encoded by the coding sequence ATGTGGGTCGATGCTCATCCCTTGTGCGATGCCGCACACAGCACATTGGCAGTGGTGGACACCCAGGCACGCCTTGCCGCCGCCATGGCGGAACATGACCGGGCGCGAGTGGTATCCACTATCGGCCGGCTGATCGAGGCGGCCGGCCGGCTGGGGATCCCGGTACAAGTCACGGAGCAGTATCCCCAAGGCCTCGGCGCGACCGTGCCGGAGCTACTTACCCGCCTGCCCGCCGCCACGCGCCGCCATCCCAAGACCGGGTTTTCCTGCTGCACCGCCCAGGGGTTTATGGACGACCTGGAGCACACGGCACGGAAACAGGTGGTACTCACCGGCATGGAGGCCCATGTCTGCGTACTGCAGACCGCCCTCGATCTGCACGTCCGCGGACATCAGGTCTTCGTGGTCGAGGACGCAGTATGCTCCCGTCGCGCAGACCATTGCGCCAATGGTCTGCGGCGCTTGCGGGACGCGGGGCTGGTAATCACCAACAGCGAGTCGGTGCTGTTCGAATGGATCCGGGACAGCCGGCACCCGGATTTCAAGGCGATCAGCGCCCTGGTCAAACCGGGGGCCGGCGGTACCTGA
- a CDS encoding sulfurtransferase — protein MRQLTPRQLKDYLPQADPPPLLLDVREPWEYEICRIDGSQLVPMGQIHTVAGSLDPDRELVAICHHGIRSLQVARYLERIGYAQVINLQGGIDAWAREVDPQMPVY, from the coding sequence ATGCGTCAGCTCACGCCACGCCAGCTCAAAGACTACCTGCCGCAGGCCGACCCGCCGCCGTTGCTGCTGGATGTGCGCGAGCCATGGGAGTACGAGATCTGCCGGATCGACGGCTCACAGCTGGTCCCCATGGGGCAGATCCACACCGTGGCCGGGTCCCTGGACCCCGACCGGGAACTGGTGGCGATCTGCCACCACGGCATCCGCAGCCTGCAGGTGGCCCGCTACCTGGAGCGGATCGGGTACGCCCAGGTCATCAACCTTCAGGGCGGTATCGACGCCTGGGCCCGGGAGGTCGACCCGCAGATGCCGGTCTACTGA